In Deltaproteobacteria bacterium, the genomic stretch ATATCCTGTGCGCCTCTTCAATCTCACAGGCGTGAAAAATAATGTGGGCATCGTTTACTGCCACTTCCCAGCTAAGGTAATTCCGCATAATCATCCTGACCGTGGCTCTGTCCAGGGGCACTGGTATTTTTCTGGTAATCGCCACATAGAACTCCTGCAGTACCTGCGTGCTTATGACACCGAGTCTGCTTTCCCACAAGTCAGAAACGATTTTTACAGCTGCCTCGCGCTTGCTGCCGGCGTCTATGTCGTGGGCGTAAACCAGAATATTTGTGTCCACAAAGGTCTTATCTTTCATAAAGATCCTCTCGCTTCCAGGTGATAGCACCTCCCAGATGAAATCCCTTTTTTAGATTTTGCA encodes the following:
- a CDS encoding PIN domain-containing protein, yielding MKDKTFVDTNILVYAHDIDAGSKREAAVKIVSDLWESRLGVISTQVLQEFYVAITRKIPVPLDRATVRMIMRNYLSWEVAVNDAHIIFHACEIEEAHRISFWDALIISAAFSRNAATILTEDLNHGQIIEGIQIQNPFKL